The DNA window GGAGAGTGAAGAGCGAGCGCCATTCCCCCTCAATGCGCAGCCACGGCGCTCTTCCCTCCTTCGTCCCGACAGCAGGTCGTCCGGTCCAGGCTAACGCTCTGATCAGGGGGCGCCACGGCTAACCAGCTGAACCAAGTCGGCAAACATTCACCAACAAcattgctgttgctgttggcaGCGCGGACACACTGTACAATGCATGATGCCATGGTCAACAAGTCCCTCTCCAGAAAGGGTCGCCCACTCCACCAGCACTGActggcttggctggcagTGGGGTGAAAGTTGTGCCAAACTCGCAGCAGGCCCAAGGGCTGTCTGGCCGTTGATGCTCATTAGACCCGGCGAACCTTGCCTTGGCACTGAACGGGAAAGGGACCCATTTAACCCACTGCGTCTAACAACCGTGGCCCCGCTGCCAATGCCCTCGGTCTTGTGCTGGTTGCGGCTAAATTGCTGATCTGGGGTGGCAGGTGCTGGATTACGGGGACGCAgcggtacggtacggtacgcCGTGGAAACTCCCGCGTTTTAGTCACCGTGCAAGTTATCGTGGGCGCTCGCTCATTCACAGACAGTGCAAGTCTCCCATCATCGCGTCCGGACAGCGCCGGGCGATCGAAGTTTAAAGCCCGATCCAGGAGGGGTTCTCCAGCTCTACAGGCTGGCATGTGCCCTCACAGAAGCGAGACCATTGTAGACGGATGCGCCCCATACAATTACAACATAGGTATCTCGACGCCCCTGCCATTCCAGGCCCGCTCCGTGTGTGCGGACGGAGGAGTACCGAGTACGGAGTGCTGCGTACagtggacggcggccgctccaGCCACCAGATCCCTGCCGGTGCCATCCGAGCAACCCACGGCTTGACCAGCGGCAACACCGGCCGTGAATGAAGCCGGCCACGAGCCCGACGTAACCATGGTCTCGAGTGTAACTCTGGATCGCCGCGTACGACGTGTGACAGTTGTCACCTCTCCTTGCGTTTTCGGCACAGTGTTGCGGCAGCGCGGACGGCTAGGGTACTTTCTCCAGCGGACTAGGCGCGCATGCGCACTACCTTTACCTGTGGCAGCCGCAGCTATGGTGACTGACTGCATCTACTGCTCCAGCGGACCGAGGCGGATGCCCGCCGTCGGTGGTCCCCACTGGGatctcgcccgccaccaccccagGCACCGGGCGGgaggggtggcggcgctggggagCTGCCGGGGGGGAGAGtggaagagggagagggagggagggtggGCGAGACGACAGAAGTTTTCCAGAGACACGCAGGGCTCTTGGAAATAGCTTCTCTCGCAAGAAGGGCCCACAGCTGGCCAACGGGGCTCTCGGAGCTCCCATGACGCAGGGAACCTTGTCGACCAGCCTCACCAGCGAAGCGGACCAGCAGACGTACGTACTGTAGGTACGGCCGGACCGTGGATCGCGAAGCACCCGGCCCAGGCAAGGTCTGATGAGGCCGACGCTTGTCCCCCACGTCCGAAACTCTTctctcctccagctccctcgccggcggctgcgcgggcaggcagggctcGGATCCCAGCAGGGGTGTGTGTTCGGGTGCAAACCccggccaccaccatccgCGAAGCGCCCCATTGGCGGCCCATTTTGCTGATCACAAACCCCTGTACACCCTCTTGCGACCTGCAACTAAATGCTAGTGATTGTGGCTACGGATGGGGACTTGAGCTGGACAGTCTGTCGGGTGCGCCTTTGCGTCTGACGATCCCCAACCCGCAACAGCGCACAAGGCCAGTGCCGTCCTGCTGCACAGCACCGCATCATCGAATGTAGGTATTCCCGCTGTTGGACGGCCCTGTTGGGCGGTGCTGCGGCCGCACGAGAGCGtacacagacacacacacacacacacacacacacacatacggACAGGGCAGCAGTACGTTTGTCAGTACTTCTGCACGCCCTCAGACCTGCACTTACACGAAccctctccttctctccGCCTTCTCTttccccctcgtcgtccacgtcTGCAGACATCGACTTGATTCGCCTCGAGcatcgccttcgccctcgtcgtcgtcactcaCGGAGCTCGCTGgactcgccgctgccgacaaCCCCGTGCTGTCAGTGTGATCCTCGAGAGGGAGCAACCCGTCGTCACGCTCGGCCgaaggccgccgcgagtAGGACGGCGAGAAGAGAGACACCCACCAAGTCCCGTGCGGGGGCTGGTCTCATTGACTGCACTGGCCAGATCAGACGGATTGATTGATTCAACCAACCCGTTCCGACCTTCTGGCGCGCGAGCCTAGTCGTCCCGGGCAGGCGTGTTCCGCTCGGCCATTTGAGGCCCTCatcgccccgtccgtccctaCGATTCCAAGGCTCGTCTACTTCATCGCCTCAAGGCCGGCTGCCGCCACAATCATAGCAGAGCGAGCATCACATTGTCTGGTTGCTCATATCTCGACGCCTCAGCACATACCTACCGCCTGCACTTGTAATCCTGTCTATCCCACGCCACCACTCGTGCCTTGCTGCCCCCGCACCCGCTTCCTGCCTCTCAACGCGACGGACATCTTCCACAACGAGGTCCAGGCCGCTGCACTGCGCTTCTCGTTCCGCTACAACTGTAAGAGAGACTCTAcgtctccgtctcggccCCGTGCGAGCGGGATAACAACGGGGAAAGCCCTCGTCTCGCGCAACGGACCGTGACTCGACGCCACGACTGACACGCGCATCGCCGCACCGCAGCAGAAGCGCAACAAGCCACTGACCGAACGGCAAGGGCACTCAGCCCTGGAAGCCCTGGATACGGAACGTCGCACGCTCCCCAATTGTACACCAACCACGAGGGCCTGTATCTACGGCTCCTTCAAGCTCACCTGTGTAGACAGTTATCGGCACTGACAGTGTGGCCGATAACGAGCTGCCCACCCTCCCGCCACGTCGTTGCCCTTTCAAGGACTTTTTTAAGGATCGCGAATCTGGTTCTGCTAGTATCCCTTCCAGGTCTAGGCCCCCAAGAATCCATTGACATCTCGCCAGCGTTACACAGCGTCTGATCTCGAGCACGGAAGCCTGGTCGGGTCAAAGCATACCCTCGCACAACGCCCACCGGCCCTGTCCGCCACGACTATTCGACCCACGCATGGCACGGCATGCAATAGGCTCCCATCTCCCGAGCACCCCAACCGTCTCACGCAGGCAGGACAGCAACTCAGTCGCCATTGACCTGGAGATACTGCATTCATCCTTCCGTTTGGCAGCCCATCCCACGAAACCTGTCGTGCCGCTGTGAGTCCACGAGCATACCTAGACAAGTCAGCGCAGTTCTTGAGCATGCTGGCTAATATGCAGATCAAGCAGGTCTGCCTTATATCAACACCAGACGGAGCCCTTTTAGTTGCGACTTGGCACTGATTCGATCTTCTCCGAAAGGTTTGGCCCGGTTTACCAGCCTCACTGCTTGGCATCTGCTTCCTGAGCACGGCAAGCCATGGTGCGAGACTGGCCGAGGGATTCATTCCCCCGGCAGCAGTCGTTCCAGCAGCAATGCTACCCTCCAGCTGGGCGCCCATCCTTTCAACATGAGCGATACGGTCAAGATGCTGTGCCTCGGCAGGACGCATTCCAGCAGGAGCGATACCAGATGGATGGGAGTGAGGGCGCCCGCTTCCAGGATCAGTATGATTTACACCGCAGAGCTCCTCCGATGGTGAGTCGCAAGCAGGGAAAGGCTCGAGGATGGTGCAGCTGTCCTGACTTGGGAGAAACAGCAGATCGACGAGGCTCTACGGTCGCAttgcggcatcgccgccaaacAGTACTTTGTCGCTGCCATCAACGATGATGGCCTCCCCATCACATTCTTCAGCCCCGGACAGAAGCTCCACGACAGTGCCATTCGGCAATTCTTCGACGCGAACAAGTTCCAGCAGGTCATGCGGAGGATTGAGTCGGGTGAGTCAAGTCGCGACTTCTTTGTACACTGGATGAGCGTACCGGACTGATCCAAGGCGGAAATCCAGGTGCCGATCCCATGCTGGAGGACGGATTCGGCTTCGAAGAATCCATGTACGGGCGCTCGGACAGCTTTGGCAAACTGCGGGCGATggaccggcggcgcggctccgTCTTTGATGACTGGGGCAGCCCCGCGCGACAAGGCCGGAAGCGGCCCCGAGCTCGTCATGCCgccaacgatgacgacgtccCGATGACAGTCTCGTCGCGAAGAGGCATCAAGGTTGGGGACTCGGATGCAGTATGGAACTTCTACGAACAACGGTTCAAGAACTGCCAGCAGACGGCTTGCAAGCTCATCGCCAAGGCATGGGTGAAAGCAGTAGAGCCGAAGAAGCAGTCAACCCATCCTTATACTGGGAGTGATGAAAAGGCTCCGGACTGGTGGCCGAAACCGTGGGGGCCCACAAAGGACGACAAGGTCAGGCATAAGGAGCCTGATCATCTGTACAAACGAGGTAGGGGTTCTCTTGTTGGCGTTCTCGTACTTGCGTCGGTTGCTGACACGCTTGCCAGAACGCGTGCATCTTCTTGCGCACATCCTACGTCTCGTCGTGGAGCCGAATGGGAAGCAGCATCCAGACATCCAGAAGCTCTGTCTCAATGTCAAGAAATTGGAGGAGACGACTAACGAGGCCCTGTCGGCCTTTTTCTTGGATAacgacgccaacgccaagaAGCGACCGTACCTGAACGAGATTTTCAAAATGGCACGCCAGGAGGAGCGCTTCAAGAACGGCGAGATTGGTATGTGTACCTGACAAGATGAGAGACTAGGCCATGCATGACTGACATGGTCAAAGATGACTCAACCGAGGTCTACGTCATGGCGGAAGACAAAGTACCAGAAAGCTACCCTTCGGATAACGACGACGGGCCCTTCAACATtaaggaagaggacgagcacgaggcgcagcgctccaagggggcggcggtggtgcacCCCATGGCGCACacaccaacgacgacggcgaccaacGGACACGGTCTCCATGGCGGCCCGAGCCCTTTCATGGGCGAACTCCCAGTTAGAGGCACGCCCTTTCACCCACCCATGATCCAGACAGACCTGGCACCGCAACAGCACTCCTTCGTCGAGGGCAACGGGCTGCCAGTAAGCGACCAGAGCACAGTCAGCACCGGGAGCGGTGGCCTCACGATGGACCTGGTGGCCAGCCCACACGACGGGAACAGGCGACCCTCGGTCTTCAGCGACTATACCAGCCCGGGGGGCGGGGCAATGTACCACCAGCCGTGGCAGCAAGGGTCAGCCGGGCCCAACTCGTCGTCCATGTACGCGTACACGACGCAGCAGACAACGCCCCAGCAGCCGGCTTTTGTCAGCCAGGCGGTAACACTGAACGCTGGGCAGCCCTTTTTGACAAGCTCATTTGAGAGCTCCCCGCGGCCCGAATATGATGCCAACGGCAACGCCATTTTCCGAGGTGGCGACATGACTGCGGCGCCGGTCAGCCAGCAGCCGGGGTACTACGTGCCGAGTGACGGGCGCGGGAGCTTGA is part of the Purpureocillium takamizusanense chromosome 7, complete sequence genome and encodes:
- a CDS encoding uncharacterized protein (COG:S~EggNog:ENOG503P365) gives rise to the protein MVRDWPRDSFPRQQSFQQQCYPPAGRPSFQHERYGQDAVPRQDAFQQERYQMDGSEGARFQDQYDLHRRAPPMIDEALRSHCGIAAKQYFVAAINDDGLPITFFSPGQKLHDSAIRQFFDANKFQQVMRRIESGADPMLEDGFGFEESMYGRSDSFGKLRAMDRRRGSVFDDWGSPARQGRKRPRARHAANDDDVPMTVSSRRGIKVGDSDAVWNFYEQRFKNCQQTACKLIAKAWVKAVEPKKQSTHPYTGSDEKAPDWWPKPWGPTKDDKVRHKEPDHLYKRERVHLLAHILRLVVEPNGKQHPDIQKLCLNVKKLEETTNEALSAFFLDNDANAKKRPYLNEIFKMARQEERFKNGEIDDSTEVYVMAEDKVPESYPSDNDDGPFNIKEEDEHEAQRSKGAAVVHPMAHTPTTTATNGHGLHGGPSPFMGELPVRGTPFHPPMIQTDLAPQQHSFVEGNGLPVSDQSTVSTGSGGLTMDLVASPHDGNRRPSVFSDYTSPGGGAMYHQPWQQGSAGPNSSSMYAYTTQQTTPQQPAFVSQAVTLNAGQPFLTSSFESSPRPEYDANGNAIFRGGDMTAAPVSQQPGYYVPSDGRGSLRVLTQVVDAVPRNAV